One genomic region from Sphingobacterium sp. UGAL515B_05 encodes:
- a CDS encoding isopenicillin N synthase family dioxygenase, with product MALVNIPRLDLLHYTQGTQEQRNQFIQDIGKAFNETGFVTIANHGLSKELIEELYQVVPEFFGLPTETKEKYEFPELAGQRGYTAKGREKAKDAKTPDLKEFWQRGQTIVGEEYSKTDFPDNPEVAEIPRFNGVTAEVYKKLEDTGRELLKAIATYLDLEENYFEKYVINGNSILRAIHYFPISDPDALAPDAVRAGAHEDINLITLLIGASADGLEVLTKDGEWFPIKAKGEDIVINVGDMLQRLTNNKLKSTTHRVVNPPREKMGTSRFSIPFFLHPKSTMSLASLDSCIDAEHPKVYEDYTAGQYLDERLREIGLKM from the coding sequence ATGGCTTTAGTAAACATACCTCGCTTGGACTTGCTACATTATACACAAGGAACCCAAGAACAACGAAATCAATTTATCCAAGATATTGGCAAGGCATTTAACGAAACAGGCTTTGTAACGATTGCAAATCATGGCTTATCAAAGGAGCTGATTGAAGAGTTATATCAGGTCGTTCCTGAATTTTTTGGTTTGCCGACCGAGACGAAGGAAAAATATGAATTTCCAGAACTTGCAGGTCAACGTGGCTATACAGCAAAAGGAAGAGAAAAAGCGAAAGATGCGAAGACTCCTGATTTAAAGGAATTTTGGCAACGTGGTCAAACGATCGTTGGTGAAGAATATTCCAAGACTGATTTTCCGGATAATCCTGAAGTAGCAGAGATCCCACGCTTTAATGGTGTGACCGCTGAGGTGTATAAAAAATTAGAAGATACAGGCCGGGAATTATTAAAAGCGATTGCTACCTACCTCGACCTGGAAGAAAATTACTTTGAAAAATATGTCATCAACGGTAATTCTATTTTACGTGCGATACATTACTTTCCAATCAGCGATCCTGACGCTTTAGCTCCTGATGCAGTACGTGCAGGAGCACACGAAGATATTAACCTCATCACCTTATTGATTGGTGCCAGTGCAGATGGACTTGAAGTATTGACAAAAGACGGAGAATGGTTCCCTATCAAAGCCAAAGGTGAAGATATTGTCATCAATGTGGGTGATATGCTGCAACGGTTAACAAACAATAAGTTGAAATCGACTACGCATCGTGTTGTAAACCCGCCGCGTGAAAAAATGGGCACTTCCCGTTTTTCTATTCCATTCTTTTTACATCCAAAATCCACCATGAGTCTGGCTTCATTGGATTCCTGCATCGATGCGGAACACCCAAAGGTCTACGAAGATTATACCGCTGGTCAGTACCTGGATGAACGTTTGAGAGAAATCGGATTAAAAATGTAA
- a CDS encoding MarR family winged helix-turn-helix transcriptional regulator encodes MNQNQTIDYFLKTGWQTIANKYNQIASQYGFTQAAGYILINIHKEGTPVSQIANLTGVKTTSLSRVLNNLESLGFIYRETSETDKRSVKVYLTELGREKRRIAKDVVRNFNQYLADNFSENERDQLIASLAKLNELATSYKEEVVV; translated from the coding sequence ATGAACCAAAATCAGACAATCGACTATTTTTTAAAAACAGGTTGGCAGACAATTGCCAATAAATATAATCAAATTGCTTCGCAGTACGGTTTTACCCAGGCTGCGGGTTATATTTTGATTAACATCCATAAAGAGGGTACACCTGTTTCTCAGATTGCAAATTTGACAGGAGTTAAAACAACTAGTTTGTCTCGGGTGTTGAATAATTTGGAGTCATTGGGATTTATATACCGTGAGACGAGTGAGACCGACAAGCGGTCAGTAAAAGTATACCTGACTGAATTGGGTCGGGAGAAAAGAAGAATTGCCAAGGATGTGGTGCGTAATTTCAATCAATACTTAGCGGATAATTTTTCAGAAAATGAACGTGATCAATTGATTGCTTCTTTAGCGAAACTCAATGAGCTTGCAACCAGTTACAAGGAAGAAGTAGTCGTTTAG
- a CDS encoding 3-hydroxyacyl-CoA dehydrogenase/enoyl-CoA hydratase family protein, whose product MMNRNIRKVAVLGSGVMGSRIACHFANIGVEVLLLDIVPRELLPAEQAKGLTLENKVVRDRIVNSSLETALKTNPSPIYSKSFVRRIKTGNFDDNLKDIAHVDWIIEVVVERLDVKKSVFERVEQFRKPGTLITSNTSGIPIHLMTVDRSEDFKDHFCGTHFFNPPRYLPLLEVIPTPHTKPEVVDFILHFGDKMLGKSVVLCKDTPAFIGNRIGVYSMLAVTHLVEPLGLTVEEVDKYTGPAMGHPKSATFRTADVVGLDTLVNVANGLAQNAPEDEAKGVFQLPTFISKMVENKWLGEKTKKGFYEKVKAADGNSEILSLNLKTLEFGSQQKVKSATLEATKPVEDIRKRMKVYEQGSDKAAELFRAMHYPLFEYVSRRVPEITDDFFRIDDAMRAGFGWELGPFEVWDALGVRETLAKIKAEEKRLPGQDGEVASWVHEMLQAGCESFYKIENGVRHYYDIATKSYKAIPGTEDLIVLDHIRESKTIWKNTGVSIIDLGDGIINCEFHTKMNTIGGDVIQGLNKAIDLAEKEYRGLVVSNDGKNFSAGANIGMIFMMAVEQDFDELNMAVRAFQNTSMRLRYSSIPVVVAPFQMTLGGGCEFSMHADFVQAHAETYMGLVELGVGVIPGGGGTKEFTLRASEEFKEDQIVQNTLKDKFLTIGQAKVSTSAYEAYELGYLQKDKFAITMNRARLLADAKAKALELADEGYVQPAPRNDIKVLGNQGLGIVYVGASSMREGNYISDYDRKISEKLGWVMCGGNLSSPTEVSEQYLLDLERKTFLELCAERKTLERIQFMLTKGKPLRN is encoded by the coding sequence ATGATGAACAGAAATATTAGAAAAGTGGCGGTTCTCGGTTCGGGTGTTATGGGCTCGCGAATTGCTTGTCATTTTGCTAACATTGGTGTTGAAGTTTTATTGTTGGATATCGTTCCACGTGAACTGCTGCCAGCGGAACAAGCCAAAGGTCTCACGCTGGAGAATAAGGTCGTTCGGGACCGAATTGTCAACAGCTCCCTAGAAACGGCTTTAAAAACAAACCCTTCGCCAATTTATAGCAAGTCATTTGTCAGACGTATCAAAACAGGTAATTTTGATGATAATCTAAAAGACATTGCTCATGTGGACTGGATCATAGAGGTCGTTGTTGAGCGACTTGATGTTAAAAAGTCTGTTTTTGAGCGTGTTGAGCAGTTTCGTAAACCTGGAACATTGATTACTTCCAATACTTCTGGTATTCCTATTCATTTAATGACAGTGGACAGAAGTGAAGATTTTAAAGATCATTTCTGCGGTACACACTTCTTCAATCCGCCACGCTATCTTCCTTTATTGGAGGTTATTCCCACACCGCACACCAAGCCCGAGGTCGTTGACTTTATTCTTCACTTTGGCGATAAGATGCTGGGAAAATCGGTTGTATTATGTAAAGATACTCCTGCATTCATTGGTAACCGTATCGGTGTTTATTCGATGTTGGCGGTTACTCATTTGGTGGAACCTCTTGGGTTGACAGTGGAAGAGGTCGACAAATATACTGGTCCCGCAATGGGGCATCCTAAATCGGCAACTTTTCGTACGGCTGATGTTGTAGGGCTTGATACCCTGGTGAATGTTGCCAATGGGCTGGCGCAGAATGCGCCTGAAGATGAAGCCAAGGGTGTCTTTCAACTTCCAACATTCATCAGTAAGATGGTAGAGAATAAATGGTTGGGTGAGAAAACCAAGAAAGGGTTTTATGAAAAAGTAAAAGCTGCCGATGGTAATTCGGAGATTTTGTCTCTAAATCTAAAAACACTGGAATTTGGCTCACAGCAAAAAGTGAAATCAGCTACTTTGGAAGCCACCAAACCTGTGGAGGATATCCGCAAGCGGATGAAAGTCTATGAACAAGGAAGCGATAAAGCGGCCGAACTTTTCCGTGCCATGCATTATCCTTTGTTTGAATATGTATCCCGCCGTGTTCCCGAAATTACAGATGACTTCTTCCGTATTGATGATGCCATGCGTGCTGGATTTGGTTGGGAGTTAGGACCATTTGAAGTATGGGATGCGCTAGGTGTCCGCGAAACCTTGGCTAAAATTAAGGCCGAAGAAAAACGACTTCCAGGTCAGGATGGGGAGGTTGCTTCCTGGGTACACGAGATGTTGCAAGCGGGATGTGAATCATTCTATAAAATTGAAAATGGTGTACGTCACTATTATGATATTGCAACCAAATCTTATAAAGCTATTCCGGGAACGGAAGATCTGATCGTATTGGATCATATTCGGGAAAGTAAAACAATCTGGAAAAATACGGGGGTTTCTATTATTGATCTTGGCGACGGTATCATTAATTGTGAATTTCATACCAAGATGAATACCATCGGCGGTGATGTTATCCAGGGCTTGAATAAAGCTATTGATCTCGCTGAAAAGGAATATCGCGGTTTAGTGGTGTCCAATGATGGAAAAAACTTTTCTGCTGGCGCCAACATTGGAATGATTTTCATGATGGCCGTAGAACAGGATTTTGATGAATTGAATATGGCCGTTCGTGCCTTTCAAAATACATCCATGCGCTTACGCTATTCGTCAATACCTGTAGTCGTTGCGCCATTTCAAATGACCCTCGGTGGGGGTTGTGAATTCTCCATGCATGCTGATTTTGTGCAGGCTCACGCCGAAACCTATATGGGCTTGGTTGAACTTGGCGTTGGTGTTATTCCCGGTGGCGGTGGAACCAAAGAATTTACACTGCGTGCCTCGGAGGAATTTAAGGAGGATCAGATTGTGCAGAACACCTTAAAAGATAAATTCCTGACCATTGGGCAAGCGAAAGTTTCGACTTCTGCTTATGAAGCCTATGAACTCGGCTATTTGCAGAAAGATAAATTTGCAATTACAATGAACCGTGCCCGCCTTTTGGCAGATGCCAAAGCAAAGGCACTGGAACTGGCTGATGAGGGTTATGTTCAGCCCGCTCCACGCAATGATATCAAGGTTTTAGGAAACCAAGGATTAGGGATCGTGTATGTGGGGGCTTCATCGATGCGTGAAGGGAATTATATTTCTGATTATGATCGAAAGATCTCAGAAAAACTAGGCTGGGTGATGTGTGGTGGAAATTTATCGTCACCGACCGAAGTGTCTGAACAATATCTATTGGATCTAGAGCGTAAAACTTTCCTCGAGCTTTGTGCCGAACGCAAAACGCTTGAAAGAATTCAATTTATGCTGACAAAGGGTAAGCCTTTACGGAACTAA
- a CDS encoding acetyl-CoA C-acyltransferase gives MEAYIVAGFRTAVGKAPRGVFRFMRADDLATDVIKHLVSTVPNLNKEDIDDVIVGNAMPEAEQGLNMARFISLMGLDTDKVPGVTVNRYCASGLETIATAVAKIKTGMADVIIAGGVEVMSGMPFGGWKIVPNPVVAKEHPDWYWGMGLTAEAVAKDYNVSREDQDAFALKSNQKAVAAIQNGHLKDGIVPITVKENYLKDGKIATREYVVDTDEGPRADTSLEALGKLKPVFAANGSVTAGNSSQTSDGAAFVLVMSEAKVKELGVKPIAKLVSFAVAGVPPRIMGIGPIYAIPKALAKAGLKKEDIDLFELNEAFASQSLAVIRELGLDEEKVNVNGGAIALGHPLGCTGAKLTVQVLNELKRRGKKYGMVTMCVGTGQGAAGIFELLD, from the coding sequence ATGGAAGCATATATAGTAGCAGGATTTCGTACAGCAGTAGGCAAAGCGCCGCGGGGAGTATTCCGCTTTATGCGGGCGGATGATTTAGCCACGGATGTGATTAAACACCTTGTATCCACTGTGCCAAATTTAAATAAAGAAGATATAGACGATGTCATCGTTGGGAATGCCATGCCGGAAGCGGAGCAGGGACTCAATATGGCGCGTTTCATTTCACTGATGGGATTGGATACGGATAAGGTCCCAGGGGTAACCGTTAATCGGTACTGCGCTTCAGGTTTGGAGACTATTGCAACAGCAGTCGCAAAGATCAAGACCGGGATGGCAGATGTTATTATTGCCGGCGGGGTAGAGGTGATGTCCGGAATGCCCTTTGGAGGTTGGAAAATTGTGCCTAATCCTGTGGTGGCAAAAGAGCATCCCGATTGGTATTGGGGTATGGGATTGACTGCCGAAGCTGTAGCCAAAGATTACAATGTCTCGCGTGAAGATCAGGACGCTTTTGCCCTCAAATCAAATCAGAAGGCAGTTGCAGCTATTCAAAATGGTCATTTGAAAGATGGTATCGTGCCTATCACCGTAAAAGAAAATTATTTGAAAGATGGCAAGATTGCAACGCGTGAATATGTCGTTGATACGGATGAAGGTCCTCGTGCCGATACTTCCCTGGAGGCTTTAGGGAAATTAAAACCAGTTTTTGCAGCGAATGGTTCCGTGACAGCAGGAAATTCCTCGCAAACTTCCGATGGGGCTGCATTTGTCTTGGTGATGTCTGAAGCAAAAGTGAAGGAGCTTGGTGTAAAACCTATAGCAAAGCTGGTTAGTTTTGCTGTAGCAGGTGTTCCACCTCGCATTATGGGTATCGGACCTATCTATGCCATACCCAAGGCACTGGCAAAAGCCGGTCTTAAAAAGGAAGATATTGATCTCTTTGAGTTGAATGAAGCTTTCGCCTCTCAATCGCTAGCCGTTATTCGTGAACTTGGATTAGACGAAGAGAAAGTAAATGTCAATGGCGGTGCCATAGCTTTAGGTCATCCTCTTGGATGTACAGGAGCTAAATTGACGGTCCAAGTCTTAAACGAGTTGAAACGCAGAGGCAAAAAATATGGCATGGTGACGATGTGTGTCGGAACTGGTCAAGGAGCAGCTGGTATTTTTGAGTTATTGGACTAA
- a CDS encoding acyl-CoA dehydrogenase family protein, producing MSENKAIKGGEFVIRETPYTDVFIPEEFDEEAKMIRQTCLDFLDTEVLNKLDRIDAQEEGLMPSLMDKAGELGMLGVSIPEEYGGFGKNFNTSMLVADAVGGGFSFAVALSAHTGIGTLPILYYGNDAQKAKYVPKLATGEWKASYCLTEPNAGSDANSGRTSAKLNAEGTHYLINGQKMWITNGGFADIFIVFAKIDDDKNLTAFIVEKDFGGITMNPEEHKLGIKGSSTRQIFFNDCAVPVENMLSDRENGFKIAVNILNIGRIKLGAATIGSARMVINHAVQYANERVQFNLPISKFGAIRYKLAEMATRLFAVESASYRAGQNIDDAYDALIAGGMDEAKAKLKSVEQFAIECAIIKVWCSEMLDYVVDEGVQIYGGMGYSADAPMERAYRDSRINRIFEGTNEVNRLLVVDMLLKRAMKGELDLMGPAQAVAGELLAIPDFGEEDDAPFAAEKKIVANLKKAGLLIAGAAVQKLMMSLSKEEEILMNIADIIGYVYITESVLLRAEKLLHTGSDKADYAKDMAKIYLYGAIDKISAAGKEALYSFGEGDELNMMLVGLRRFTKAQPFNVKDARQRIAKKLIDENKYCF from the coding sequence ATGAGCGAAAATAAAGCAATTAAAGGCGGAGAGTTCGTGATTAGAGAGACTCCCTATACAGACGTTTTTATCCCGGAAGAATTTGATGAAGAAGCCAAAATGATTCGTCAGACCTGCTTGGATTTCCTGGATACCGAAGTACTAAATAAGCTCGACCGTATCGATGCCCAAGAAGAAGGACTTATGCCTAGTTTGATGGATAAGGCCGGTGAACTGGGGATGTTGGGTGTTTCTATTCCCGAAGAATATGGTGGTTTCGGCAAGAATTTCAACACTTCTATGCTTGTTGCCGATGCGGTAGGTGGCGGGTTTTCTTTTGCTGTCGCATTGTCTGCTCATACGGGAATCGGTACGCTGCCTATTTTGTATTATGGTAATGATGCTCAAAAGGCAAAATATGTTCCAAAGCTTGCTACCGGTGAATGGAAGGCATCGTATTGTTTGACAGAACCTAATGCTGGATCGGATGCAAATTCGGGTCGTACTTCCGCAAAATTAAATGCCGAGGGGACACATTATTTGATCAACGGACAAAAAATGTGGATTACAAACGGCGGTTTTGCAGATATCTTCATCGTATTTGCAAAAATCGATGATGATAAAAACCTGACAGCATTTATTGTCGAGAAAGACTTTGGTGGCATCACGATGAATCCCGAAGAACATAAATTGGGTATTAAGGGATCTTCAACACGGCAGATCTTTTTCAATGATTGCGCCGTTCCTGTAGAGAATATGCTTTCTGATCGTGAAAATGGATTTAAGATTGCTGTAAATATCCTGAATATTGGTCGTATAAAACTAGGCGCTGCAACGATCGGTTCGGCACGGATGGTGATCAACCATGCGGTGCAATATGCCAATGAACGTGTGCAGTTTAATCTGCCGATTTCCAAATTTGGCGCCATTCGTTATAAGCTGGCTGAGATGGCAACACGTTTGTTTGCTGTGGAGTCGGCATCGTATCGTGCCGGTCAAAATATTGATGATGCCTACGATGCATTGATTGCTGGCGGTATGGATGAAGCAAAAGCAAAGTTGAAGTCTGTGGAGCAGTTTGCAATTGAGTGCGCAATCATCAAAGTATGGTGTTCGGAGATGTTGGATTATGTGGTTGACGAAGGCGTGCAGATTTATGGTGGAATGGGTTACTCGGCAGATGCGCCAATGGAACGCGCTTATCGGGATTCACGGATCAACAGGATCTTTGAAGGTACCAATGAAGTGAATCGATTGCTTGTCGTTGACATGCTGTTAAAACGGGCCATGAAAGGTGAATTGGATCTAATGGGACCTGCGCAAGCCGTAGCTGGAGAGCTCCTCGCTATTCCGGATTTTGGTGAAGAGGACGATGCACCTTTTGCTGCAGAAAAGAAAATTGTGGCAAACCTTAAAAAAGCTGGGTTATTGATTGCTGGAGCAGCAGTGCAAAAATTGATGATGTCTCTTTCCAAAGAAGAGGAAATTCTCATGAATATTGCGGATATTATCGGGTATGTTTATATCACCGAGTCAGTCTTGTTACGTGCAGAAAAATTGTTGCATACAGGATCTGATAAAGCAGACTATGCAAAAGATATGGCTAAGATCTATCTGTATGGTGCTATTGATAAAATCAGCGCTGCCGGTAAAGAAGCATTATATTCTTTTGGTGAAGGTGATGAACTGAATATGATGTTGGTTGGTTTGCGCAGATTCACGAAAGCACAGCCATTTAATGTGAAAGATGCACGTCAGCGAATCGCAAAGAAATTGATAGATGAGAATAAATATTGTTTTTGA
- a CDS encoding YeiH family protein, translated as MTSSRSFTFTEDWVVVILGIATIFLALSGIVAPVPSFSWSNSAELVATVFDPTNLMKLFEQFIFVFVTAILGAFLLGKSVKYLFVVFPVVFILTVFALVLAGNATVKEYNLEAVIFSLIIGLVISNCFKLPNWFKEALSTELYVKIGLILLGTTVIFGDILKAGSLGLIQALAVVLSVWYFAFWICKKLKIDKEMSLMLSSAVSICGVSAAIATSGAIKGDSKKLSYVISLVLITAIPMMIFMPYMAEWMGLSQQVTGAWLGGSIDTTGAVVASGSLVGEEALKISTIVKFSQNVLLGLAAFAISIYWTYAKSVDDETKRDKPTLKIIWERFPKFVLGFVFASLLFSFVISPEKIDAVKGSLKNLQGLWFTLAFTSIGLETNFKDLFVQDNKKPLYAFLIAQTFNVIITLLIALVLFR; from the coding sequence ATGACATCTTCAAGATCATTTACATTTACAGAAGACTGGGTAGTCGTCATTTTGGGGATCGCTACCATATTTCTCGCACTCTCAGGAATTGTCGCGCCAGTACCTAGTTTTTCGTGGAGTAATTCCGCCGAACTCGTTGCAACGGTTTTCGACCCGACAAATTTAATGAAGCTTTTTGAGCAGTTTATTTTTGTATTCGTTACCGCGATATTGGGCGCTTTTCTTTTAGGGAAATCTGTAAAATATTTATTCGTTGTATTTCCTGTTGTATTTATCCTTACCGTATTTGCATTGGTGCTGGCAGGGAATGCAACGGTTAAAGAATACAATCTCGAAGCTGTAATTTTTAGTTTGATTATCGGTTTAGTCATCAGCAATTGCTTTAAACTGCCTAATTGGTTTAAAGAGGCGCTCAGTACCGAGCTGTACGTCAAGATAGGCCTAATTCTGCTCGGAACTACAGTGATCTTCGGGGATATCCTCAAAGCGGGATCCTTGGGGCTTATTCAAGCACTGGCTGTCGTACTGTCTGTTTGGTACTTTGCGTTCTGGATCTGTAAAAAGTTAAAGATTGACAAGGAGATGTCCCTAATGCTGTCGAGTGCAGTATCTATTTGTGGTGTTTCCGCAGCGATAGCAACTTCGGGAGCAATCAAAGGCGATAGCAAAAAACTTTCCTATGTCATTTCGTTGGTTCTTATTACAGCGATTCCAATGATGATTTTCATGCCTTATATGGCGGAGTGGATGGGCTTGTCGCAACAAGTTACCGGTGCTTGGCTCGGCGGGAGTATTGATACAACAGGTGCTGTCGTGGCTTCAGGTTCCCTGGTAGGAGAAGAAGCGTTGAAGATCAGTACCATTGTGAAATTTTCACAAAACGTATTGTTGGGGCTGGCGGCTTTTGCAATCAGTATTTATTGGACTTATGCGAAATCGGTTGATGATGAAACCAAGCGGGATAAGCCTACGCTCAAAATTATATGGGAACGTTTCCCGAAGTTTGTGTTGGGATTTGTATTTGCATCGCTGCTCTTTTCCTTCGTAATATCTCCCGAGAAGATTGATGCCGTCAAAGGAAGTTTGAAAAATTTACAGGGCCTCTGGTTTACCTTGGCATTTACATCCATTGGTTTGGAAACGAACTTTAAGGATCTTTTTGTACAAGATAACAAGAAACCGCTATATGCTTTTCTGATTGCCCAGACTTTTAATGTTATTATTACCTTATTGATTGCACTGGTGCTATTTCGCTAA